One Nonomuraea angiospora DNA segment encodes these proteins:
- a CDS encoding cold-shock protein, translating into MPSGKVKWYDADKGFGFLTRDDGGEVFVHSSALPTGAAPLKPGQKVEFGVAEGRRGQQALSVRILEQPPTLAKPKPKAKRKKPDEMVVIVEDLIKLLDDVSTSYQRGKHPEAAHAKKIAQVLRAVADDLDA; encoded by the coding sequence GTGCCGAGTGGCAAGGTCAAGTGGTATGACGCCGACAAGGGGTTCGGCTTCCTCACCCGCGACGACGGCGGTGAGGTCTTCGTGCATTCATCCGCGCTGCCCACAGGTGCGGCCCCGCTCAAGCCCGGCCAGAAGGTCGAGTTCGGCGTGGCCGAGGGGCGCCGCGGCCAGCAGGCGCTCTCGGTGCGGATCCTCGAGCAGCCGCCGACGCTGGCCAAGCCCAAGCCCAAGGCCAAGCGGAAGAAGCCGGACGAGATGGTCGTCATCGTCGAGGACCTGATCAAGCTGCTCGACGACGTCTCGACCTCCTACCAGCGGGGCAAGCACCCGGAGGCGGCCCACGCCAAGAAGATCGCGCAGGTGCTCAGGGCCGTCGCCGACGATCTCGACGCCTGA
- a CDS encoding HAD family hydrolase: protein MTTSVGFDLDMTLADTRVGIAAVYDELSVRLGVAIDSAAVVTRLGPPLEVELANWLPAEEVAAAADLYREIYPQIGVPVHTAMAGAYEAIEAVRAGGGRVIVVTGKNLRDAIGTVKVLGLAVDEVVGSVFGAAKGSALARFGAAAYVGDHVADIEAARAGGAVSVAVATGPYTAGELREHGADVALANLTEFATWFAGWRKHDELR, encoded by the coding sequence GTGACGACTTCCGTGGGATTCGACCTTGACATGACATTGGCGGACACGCGAGTGGGCATCGCGGCCGTTTACGACGAGCTGTCCGTGCGTTTGGGGGTGGCCATTGACTCGGCGGCGGTGGTGACCCGGCTGGGGCCGCCGCTGGAGGTGGAGCTGGCCAACTGGCTGCCCGCCGAGGAGGTCGCCGCGGCCGCCGACCTTTATAGGGAGATATATCCGCAAATAGGGGTGCCGGTGCACACGGCCATGGCGGGCGCGTACGAGGCCATCGAGGCCGTACGCGCAGGCGGCGGCCGGGTGATCGTGGTGACCGGCAAGAACCTGCGTGACGCCATCGGCACGGTCAAGGTGCTCGGCCTCGCGGTGGACGAAGTGGTCGGTTCCGTTTTCGGTGCCGCGAAGGGATCGGCACTCGCGCGGTTCGGCGCGGCGGCTTATGTTGGTGACCATGTCGCGGACATCGAGGCGGCGCGCGCGGGCGGCGCCGTCAGCGTGGCGGTCGCGACCGGCCCTTACACGGCAGGAGAGCTGCGTGAACACGGAGCGGATGTGGCGCTGGCCAACCTGACCGAATTCGCCACCTGGTTCGCAGGTTGGCGCAAGCATGATGAACTCCGGTAA
- a CDS encoding TetR/AcrR family transcriptional regulator, whose protein sequence is MTRSTRARIIDEALRLFAERGYSATSVAEIEAASGLSPGAGGLYRHFKSKYEVLAAAINEHATRTRSQVAESLAELSSMEASAALEDRLSHLCRAGLAKVREESELTRVFFRDLSQFPELVAVVREGLLQPMFDAIVTWFRAQPEYTDVEVDWAGISVVLGGSVVHYRLFQETVGELPGYADKDEFVAAWVRLAVGLLPSPAPVS, encoded by the coding sequence ATGACCAGATCGACCCGTGCGCGGATCATCGATGAGGCCCTGCGGCTGTTCGCGGAGCGGGGCTACTCCGCCACCTCCGTGGCGGAGATCGAGGCCGCGTCAGGGCTCTCGCCCGGCGCCGGCGGGCTCTACCGGCACTTCAAGTCCAAGTACGAAGTGCTCGCCGCGGCGATCAACGAGCACGCCACCCGCACCAGGAGCCAGGTGGCGGAGAGCCTGGCCGAGCTGAGCAGCATGGAGGCGTCGGCGGCGCTGGAGGATCGCCTGTCCCACCTGTGCCGCGCCGGGCTGGCCAAGGTCCGCGAGGAGTCCGAGCTGACGCGGGTGTTCTTCCGCGACCTGAGCCAGTTCCCCGAGCTGGTCGCCGTGGTCAGGGAAGGGCTGCTGCAGCCCATGTTCGACGCGATCGTCACGTGGTTCAGGGCACAGCCCGAGTACACGGACGTCGAGGTCGACTGGGCCGGCATCTCCGTGGTGCTGGGCGGCTCCGTGGTGCACTACCGGCTGTTCCAGGAGACGGTGGGCGAGCTGCCGGGCTACGCGGACAAGGACGAGTTCGTCGCCGCGTGGGTGCGCCTGGCGGTCGGCCTGCTGCCCAGCCCCGCGCCGGTCAGCTGA
- a CDS encoding helicase-associated domain-containing protein: MEFTEWIRGRTDEQLRALVSARPELITPVPAHLEGLASRAGSPSAIARVLDRLDRFTLAVVETLAVRDGPMPKERLRELVAAALADDESESGARAAKNGARATESGTRAAKNGARGTGSGAGDAEPALSAALDRLFELALVFGPDDALDLGPGVRKVLEDPAGLGPRAVDAFRHHAPEQLDEMADEVAPGTEGSGKERLAAVLAQPAALIESVSPEARGALDQLAWGPPTGRVPNARREVSVASARSPIEELLARGLLAATGEESVTLPREVGLYLRGGRVHRGLLALPPPLEGTARDRKLADRTAAGQAFAFVRSVEELCERWSVEPPGVLRTGGLGVRDLKRTASELDLPEWVAALVVEVAHAAGLIAAGGGVDGEWLPTSGYDLWRVRATADRWVTLAATWLQMDRVPGLVGDRDERDRPLNALHTDLRRSSAPGVRAATLGVLAAAPGLAPARDSVLERLAWEQPRRRGPLREQLTEFALREAEQVGVTGLGALSAHGRALLEGGEPAEVLAPLLPEPVDHVLLQADLTAVAPGPLTSELNRWMTLTADVESKGGATVYRFSEGSIRRALDAGHGGEELVSMLSRHSATPVPQALSYLVTDVARRHGRIRVGTASAYIRCDDPALLDQITADRRSAALRLRRLAPTVIASRSSRAALVDSLRAMGYAPVAESIDGDVIISQLDSRRTEGLAPARAVASPNGLDPEVAVAAVRALRAGDAAHLARREPVDAPGGQVPRGPATATISALQEAIKQGVRVWIGYLDSQGNATSRILEPARMEGGYLTAYDETRAAVHRFALHRITGVAGL; this comes from the coding sequence ATGGAGTTCACGGAGTGGATCAGGGGGCGCACCGACGAACAGCTGCGGGCGCTCGTCTCCGCGCGGCCCGAGCTGATCACTCCGGTGCCCGCGCATCTGGAAGGCCTGGCGTCGCGGGCGGGCAGCCCGTCGGCGATCGCCAGGGTGCTCGACCGGCTCGACCGTTTCACGCTGGCCGTGGTCGAGACGCTGGCCGTGCGGGACGGGCCGATGCCCAAGGAGCGGCTGCGCGAGCTCGTGGCCGCGGCCCTGGCGGACGATGAGTCGGAGAGCGGGGCGCGCGCCGCCAAGAACGGGGCGCGCGCCACGGAGAGCGGGACGCGCGCCGCCAAGAACGGGGCGCGCGGCACGGGGAGTGGGGCGGGCGACGCCGAGCCTGCGCTGTCGGCCGCGCTGGACCGGCTGTTCGAGCTGGCGCTGGTCTTCGGGCCCGACGACGCGCTCGATCTGGGGCCCGGCGTGCGCAAGGTGCTGGAGGACCCGGCCGGGCTCGGGCCGAGGGCGGTCGACGCGTTCCGGCATCACGCGCCCGAGCAGCTAGACGAGATGGCCGACGAGGTCGCGCCGGGCACCGAGGGCTCGGGCAAGGAACGGCTGGCGGCCGTGCTGGCGCAGCCCGCGGCCTTGATCGAGTCCGTCTCGCCCGAGGCCAGGGGCGCGCTCGACCAGCTCGCCTGGGGGCCGCCGACCGGGCGCGTGCCCAACGCCAGGCGTGAGGTGAGCGTGGCCTCCGCCCGTTCGCCCATCGAGGAGCTGCTGGCCAGAGGGCTGCTGGCGGCCACCGGCGAGGAGAGCGTGACCCTGCCCCGCGAGGTGGGCCTCTACCTGCGGGGCGGCCGGGTGCACCGCGGCCTGCTGGCCCTCCCGCCGCCGCTCGAAGGGACGGCGCGCGACCGCAAGCTGGCCGACCGTACGGCGGCCGGGCAGGCGTTCGCGTTCGTCAGGTCGGTCGAGGAGCTGTGCGAGCGGTGGAGCGTCGAGCCGCCCGGCGTGCTGCGTACCGGCGGCCTGGGCGTGCGCGACCTGAAGCGCACGGCGAGCGAGCTGGACCTGCCCGAGTGGGTGGCGGCGCTGGTCGTCGAGGTGGCGCACGCGGCCGGGCTGATCGCGGCGGGCGGCGGCGTGGACGGCGAGTGGCTGCCGACCTCCGGCTACGACCTCTGGCGGGTCAGGGCGACCGCCGACCGGTGGGTCACCCTCGCGGCCACGTGGCTGCAGATGGACCGCGTGCCGGGGTTGGTCGGCGACCGGGATGAGCGTGACAGGCCGCTCAACGCCCTGCACACCGACCTGCGCCGCTCCTCCGCGCCCGGGGTCAGGGCGGCCACGCTGGGCGTGCTCGCCGCCGCGCCCGGCCTCGCGCCGGCGCGCGACTCGGTGCTCGAACGGCTGGCGTGGGAGCAGCCGCGCCGCCGGGGGCCGCTGCGCGAGCAGCTCACCGAGTTCGCGCTGCGGGAGGCCGAGCAGGTCGGCGTGACGGGGCTGGGCGCGCTGTCGGCGCACGGGCGGGCGCTGCTCGAAGGCGGCGAGCCCGCCGAGGTGCTCGCGCCGCTGCTGCCCGAGCCCGTCGACCACGTGCTGCTCCAGGCCGACCTCACCGCGGTCGCGCCGGGGCCGCTGACGAGCGAGCTCAACCGCTGGATGACGCTCACCGCCGACGTGGAGTCGAAGGGCGGGGCCACGGTCTACCGGTTCAGCGAGGGCTCGATCCGGCGGGCGCTCGACGCGGGGCACGGGGGCGAGGAGCTGGTGTCGATGCTGTCCCGCCACTCGGCCACGCCGGTGCCGCAGGCGCTGTCGTACCTGGTGACCGACGTGGCCAGGCGCCACGGGCGCATCCGGGTGGGCACCGCCAGCGCGTACATCCGGTGCGACGACCCGGCGCTGCTCGACCAGATCACCGCCGACCGGCGCTCCGCCGCGCTGCGGCTGCGCAGGCTGGCCCCCACCGTGATCGCCTCCCGCTCGTCCAGGGCGGCGCTGGTCGACTCGCTGCGTGCCATGGGGTACGCGCCCGTCGCCGAGTCGATCGACGGCGACGTGATCATCTCGCAGCTCGACAGCCGCCGTACCGAGGGGCTGGCCCCGGCCCGCGCCGTGGCGTCGCCCAACGGGCTGGACCCGGAGGTGGCGGTGGCGGCCGTACGCGCGCTGCGGGCCGGTGACGCGGCGCACCTGGCGCGGCGCGAGCCCGTCGACGCCCCGGGCGGGCAGGTGCCGCGCGGGCCCGCGACGGCCACGATCTCGGCCCTGCAGGAGGCGATCAAGCAGGGGGTGCGCGTGTGGATCGGGTACCTCGACTCGCAGGGGAACGCGACCTCGCGCATCCTGGAGCCGGCTCGGATGGAGGGCGGCTACCTGACCGCCTACGACGAGACCCGCGCCGCCGTCCACCGCTTCGCCCTCCACCGCATCACCGGCGTCGCCGGCCTCTGA
- a CDS encoding AMP-binding protein, which yields MTEQTLGQLAEESWGRFDDHDATFYQGVWHRSHALAERARRMCGGFAEGGIGPGDRVVVMMANSPEVPLIYQALWAAGAVVTPVVSLVGADELRHILLDSGASAIVTSPELAETVRATTLDIPIFVDTADLERAPERGPVTRDPGDLAALMYTGGTTGRAKGVMLSHGGLWRVAKDVWEMSHQEGKNRALVPVPLSHAYGLIISVASMHATEPQQAVLMRRFEPKAFLALAAEQRVQYGTVVPSMIQLLLAEPLESHPLPDLSFLTCGAAPLGRDALEEFERRMPGVQILEGYGLTETSAVTTFNPPGRRKVGSVGLPLPGYTITIRDGEGEELETGDVGEICVSGEALMLGYWGEHEPDPEGTALVGGELRTGDIGCVDDDGYLHVVDRKKDLIIRGGFNVFPRDVEDALNRHPDVVVSGVVGRPEPRIGEEVVAFVQLRQDATVTAEELIEWARERVGRVKYPREVRFVDSVPVTSVLKLDRKALRARLG from the coding sequence GTGACCGAGCAAACGCTGGGCCAGTTGGCCGAGGAGTCCTGGGGCCGCTTCGACGATCACGACGCGACGTTCTATCAAGGCGTCTGGCACCGCAGCCACGCGCTCGCCGAGCGGGCGCGCCGGATGTGCGGCGGGTTCGCGGAGGGCGGGATCGGGCCCGGCGACCGGGTGGTCGTGATGATGGCGAACTCGCCCGAGGTGCCGCTGATCTACCAGGCGCTGTGGGCCGCGGGCGCGGTGGTCACTCCGGTGGTGTCCCTGGTGGGCGCCGACGAGCTGCGGCACATCCTGCTCGACAGCGGCGCGTCCGCGATCGTCACCTCGCCCGAGCTGGCGGAGACCGTACGGGCCACCACCCTCGATATCCCGATTTTTGTGGACACGGCCGACCTAGAGCGGGCACCCGAACGCGGCCCGGTGACCAGGGACCCCGGCGATCTGGCGGCGCTGATGTACACCGGCGGCACCACCGGCCGGGCCAAGGGCGTCATGCTGAGCCACGGGGGCCTCTGGCGGGTGGCCAAGGACGTCTGGGAGATGTCCCACCAAGAAGGGAAAAATCGTGCTCTGGTGCCCGTGCCGCTCTCGCACGCGTACGGGCTGATCATCTCGGTCGCCTCGATGCACGCGACCGAGCCGCAGCAGGCGGTGCTGATGCGCCGGTTCGAGCCGAAGGCGTTCCTCGCGCTGGCCGCCGAGCAGCGCGTCCAGTACGGCACCGTCGTACCGTCCATGATCCAGCTGCTCCTCGCCGAGCCGCTGGAGTCGCACCCGCTGCCCGACCTGTCCTTCCTCACCTGCGGCGCGGCGCCGCTCGGCAGGGACGCGCTGGAGGAGTTCGAGCGCAGGATGCCGGGCGTGCAGATCCTCGAGGGGTACGGCCTGACCGAGACGAGCGCGGTCACCACGTTCAACCCGCCGGGCAGGCGCAAGGTCGGCAGCGTCGGCCTCCCGCTGCCCGGCTACACGATCACCATCCGCGACGGCGAGGGCGAGGAGCTGGAGACCGGGGACGTCGGCGAGATCTGCGTCTCGGGCGAGGCGCTGATGCTCGGCTACTGGGGCGAGCACGAGCCCGACCCCGAGGGCACCGCGCTGGTCGGAGGGGAGCTGCGCACCGGCGACATCGGCTGCGTGGACGACGACGGCTACCTCCACGTCGTGGACAGGAAGAAGGACCTGATCATCCGAGGCGGCTTCAACGTGTTCCCCCGCGACGTCGAGGACGCGCTCAACCGCCACCCCGACGTGGTGGTCTCGGGCGTCGTGGGCCGCCCGGAGCCCCGGATCGGCGAGGAGGTCGTGGCGTTCGTCCAGCTCAGGCAGGACGCGACGGTGACGGCCGAGGAGCTGATCGAGTGGGCCCGCGAGCGCGTGGGGCGGGTGAAGTACCCGCGCGAGGTGCGGTTCGTGGACTCGGTGCCGGTGACGAGCGTGCTCAAGCTCGACCGCAAGGCGCTGCGGGCCCGCCTCGGCTGA
- a CDS encoding DNA repair helicase XPB, protein MSDGPLIVQSDKTLLLEVDHERAGDCRKAIAPFAELERAPEHVHTYRVTPLALWNARAAGHDAEQVIDALIGFSRYPVPHALLVDIAETMARYGRLRLEKDPVNGLVLTSTDRAVLEEVLRSKKIQPMLGERLGADSVIVHPSDRGNVKQALLKLGWPAEDLAGYVDGEHHPIKLLQEGWALRTYQQEAADAFWHGGSGVVVLPCGAGKTIVGAAAMAHAQATTLILVTNTVSAHQWKTELIKRTSLTEDEIGEYSGSKKEIRPVTIATYQVMTTRRKGVYSHLELFDARDWGLIVYDEVHLLPAPIFRMTADLQARRRVGLTATLVREDGREGDVFSLIGPKRYDAPWKEMENQGWIAPADCVEVRVTLTDEERLAYAMAESEERYRFCATTPSKTHVTEALVRRHLGEQVLVIGQYIDQLDELGEHLNAPVIKGETRVKERERLYQAFRDKEIQVLVVSKVANFSIDLPEAAIAIQVSGTFGSRQEEAQRLGRVLRPKADGGGARFYTVVSRDTVDQEFAAHRQRFLAEQGYAYQIIDADDVHGGV, encoded by the coding sequence GTGAGCGATGGACCGCTGATCGTCCAGTCGGACAAGACACTGCTGCTCGAGGTCGACCACGAACGAGCCGGCGACTGCCGTAAGGCGATCGCGCCGTTCGCCGAGCTCGAGCGAGCTCCCGAACACGTGCACACCTACCGCGTCACGCCCCTGGCCCTGTGGAACGCCCGTGCCGCCGGACACGACGCCGAGCAGGTCATCGACGCGCTGATCGGTTTCAGCCGCTACCCCGTGCCGCACGCCCTGCTCGTGGACATCGCCGAGACCATGGCCAGGTACGGCCGGCTGCGGCTGGAGAAGGACCCGGTCAACGGCCTGGTCCTGACCTCCACCGACCGGGCGGTGCTGGAGGAGGTGCTGCGCTCCAAGAAGATCCAGCCGATGCTGGGCGAGCGGCTCGGCGCCGACTCCGTCATCGTCCACCCGAGCGACCGCGGCAACGTCAAGCAGGCCCTGCTCAAGCTGGGCTGGCCGGCGGAAGACCTGGCCGGCTACGTGGACGGCGAGCACCACCCGATCAAGCTGCTGCAGGAGGGCTGGGCGCTGCGGACGTACCAGCAGGAGGCGGCGGACGCGTTCTGGCACGGGGGCTCCGGTGTCGTCGTGCTGCCCTGTGGCGCGGGCAAGACCATCGTCGGCGCGGCGGCCATGGCCCACGCGCAGGCCACCACGCTCATCCTCGTGACGAACACGGTCTCGGCCCACCAGTGGAAGACCGAGCTGATCAAGCGCACGTCGCTGACCGAGGACGAGATCGGCGAATACTCCGGCTCGAAGAAGGAGATCCGGCCGGTCACCATCGCCACGTACCAGGTGATGACCACCCGGCGGAAGGGGGTCTACTCGCACCTGGAGCTGTTCGACGCCCGCGACTGGGGCCTGATCGTCTACGACGAGGTGCACCTGCTGCCCGCGCCGATCTTCCGGATGACCGCCGACCTGCAGGCCCGCAGGCGCGTGGGGCTGACCGCGACGCTGGTGCGCGAGGACGGGCGCGAGGGCGACGTGTTCTCGCTGATCGGTCCCAAGCGGTACGACGCGCCCTGGAAGGAGATGGAGAACCAGGGCTGGATCGCGCCCGCCGACTGCGTGGAGGTACGCGTCACGCTGACGGACGAGGAGCGGCTGGCGTACGCGATGGCCGAGTCCGAGGAGCGCTACCGCTTCTGCGCCACCACGCCGTCCAAGACCCACGTCACCGAGGCGCTGGTCCGCCGCCACCTGGGCGAGCAGGTGCTGGTCATCGGCCAGTACATCGACCAGCTCGACGAGCTCGGCGAGCACCTCAACGCGCCGGTCATCAAGGGCGAGACCCGGGTCAAGGAGCGGGAGCGGCTCTACCAGGCCTTCCGCGACAAGGAGATCCAGGTGCTGGTGGTGTCGAAGGTGGCGAACTTCTCCATCGACCTGCCGGAGGCCGCCATCGCGATCCAGGTGTCGGGCACGTTCGGCTCCCGCCAGGAGGAGGCCCAGCGGCTCGGCCGGGTGCTGCGGCCCAAGGCCGACGGCGGGGGCGCCCGGTTCTACACGGTGGTCAGCAGGGACACGGTGGACCAGGAGTTCGCCGCGCACCGGCAGCGGTTCCTGGCCGAGCAGGGGTACGCGTACCAGATCATCGACGCCGACGACGTGCACGGCGGGGTGTGA
- a CDS encoding HelD family protein — MPGHQLAPDIPSDVLASEQAHLAESRAALKAMRAHAQSLSADAAGDWVSQQILQSLLDQRVAALADHPDTPLFFGRLDRQAGDDLPGTIYVGRRHVHDGGSKPLVIDWRAPVSQAFYQASPSDPMGVVRRRRFGYHGGALTAFEDEPLGEGGEIGPSQILTDEIERPRTGPMRDIVATIQPDQDEIVRSTLAQTVCVQGAPGTGKTAVGLHRAAYLLYTHRERLARAGVMIVGPNRAFLSYISSVLPALGEVKVDQTTVAGLLGEHAAEEDPMVSAVKGDARMAAVLERALWLHIVKPEDGVVFTKGAYRYRVADYEVREIVASLRGTTRYNPGRAALAQRLAHMVLVRMEQRGESPDDRVQDAVARSKPVKQLVDAVWPKLTPEQVLYRLLSDPEFLAKAAKSDLSPDEQEMLIWRKPYRSWKSAKWSAADAALLDELRDLMERTPSLGHLVVDEAQDLSEMQLRALGRRCRNGSATVLGDLAQGTTPWSTSSWESVLQHLGQREGEVTELTLGFRVPREVLDYAARLLPSIAPELAAPRSLRPGLGSLAVRPGGSIAQAAAEVLTREGSIGVIAPDALVADVSRALADLPHAVLGPDSDEEHRLLIVPATLAKGLEYDHVIVVEPADIVAAEPRGLARLYVVLTRAVTSLTVLHDKPLPAELTT; from the coding sequence ATGCCCGGACATCAATTGGCCCCCGACATACCCTCCGACGTGCTGGCCTCCGAGCAGGCTCACCTGGCCGAGTCCAGGGCCGCGCTCAAGGCGATGCGCGCCCACGCCCAGTCGCTGTCCGCGGACGCGGCGGGTGACTGGGTGTCGCAGCAGATCCTCCAGTCCCTCCTCGACCAGCGCGTGGCCGCGCTGGCCGACCACCCCGACACCCCGCTGTTCTTCGGCCGTCTCGACCGGCAGGCGGGCGACGACCTCCCCGGCACCATCTACGTCGGCCGCCGCCACGTGCACGACGGCGGCAGCAAGCCCCTGGTCATCGACTGGCGCGCGCCGGTGTCCCAAGCGTTCTACCAGGCCAGCCCCAGCGACCCCATGGGAGTCGTACGGAGGCGCCGCTTCGGATACCACGGCGGCGCGCTGACCGCGTTCGAGGACGAGCCGCTGGGCGAGGGCGGCGAGATCGGCCCGTCGCAGATCCTCACCGACGAGATCGAGCGCCCGCGCACCGGCCCGATGCGTGACATCGTCGCCACCATCCAGCCCGACCAGGACGAGATCGTGCGATCCACCCTGGCCCAGACGGTGTGCGTCCAGGGCGCCCCCGGCACCGGGAAGACCGCCGTGGGCCTGCACCGGGCCGCCTATCTCCTCTACACCCACCGCGAACGGCTCGCCAGGGCGGGCGTGATGATCGTCGGCCCGAACCGCGCCTTCCTGTCGTACATCTCCTCGGTGCTCCCCGCGCTCGGCGAGGTCAAGGTCGATCAGACCACGGTGGCCGGGCTGCTCGGCGAGCACGCCGCCGAAGAGGACCCGATGGTGTCCGCGGTGAAGGGCGACGCCAGGATGGCGGCGGTGCTCGAACGCGCGCTCTGGCTGCACATCGTCAAGCCCGAGGACGGCGTGGTGTTCACCAAGGGCGCCTACCGCTACCGGGTGGCGGACTACGAGGTACGCGAGATCGTGGCCTCCCTGCGCGGCACCACGCGCTACAACCCTGGCCGGGCTGCGCTCGCGCAGCGGCTGGCCCACATGGTGCTGGTACGGATGGAGCAGCGCGGCGAATCGCCCGACGACCGGGTGCAGGACGCCGTGGCCAGGTCGAAACCGGTGAAACAGCTCGTTGATGCGGTCTGGCCCAAACTAACGCCGGAGCAGGTCCTTTACCGCCTCCTCTCCGACCCAGAATTCCTAGCAAAGGCCGCTAAATCCGATTTGTCGCCCGATGAGCAAGAAATGCTTATCTGGCGGAAACCGTACCGGAGCTGGAAGTCCGCGAAATGGTCCGCCGCGGACGCCGCGCTCCTGGACGAGCTCCGCGACCTCATGGAGCGCACCCCCTCCCTGGGCCACCTCGTGGTGGACGAGGCCCAGGACCTCTCCGAGATGCAGCTGAGAGCGCTCGGCCGCCGCTGCCGCAACGGCTCGGCCACCGTCCTGGGCGACCTGGCCCAGGGCACCACCCCGTGGTCGACCAGCTCGTGGGAGTCGGTGCTCCAGCACCTGGGCCAGCGCGAAGGCGAGGTGACGGAGCTGACGCTCGGCTTCCGCGTGCCGCGGGAGGTCCTCGACTACGCCGCCCGGCTGCTGCCCTCCATCGCCCCCGAGCTGGCCGCGCCGCGGTCGCTGCGCCCCGGCCTCGGCTCGCTCGCGGTACGCCCCGGCGGCTCGATCGCGCAGGCCGCCGCGGAGGTCCTCACCAGGGAGGGCTCCATCGGCGTCATCGCCCCGGACGCCCTGGTCGCCGACGTCTCCCGCGCACTGGCCGACCTCCCCCACGCCGTGCTCGGCCCCGACTCGGACGAGGAGCACCGCCTCCTGATCGTGCCCGCGACCCTGGCCAAGGGTCTGGAGTACGACCACGTCATCGTCGTGGAGCCCGCGGACATCGTCGCGGCCGAACCCAGGGGCCTGGCCAGGCTGTACGTGGTGCTGACCCGTGCGGTGACGTCCCTGACGGTCCTGCACGACAAGCCGCTGCCGGCCGAGCTGACGACCTGA
- a CDS encoding YbhB/YbcL family Raf kinase inhibitor-like protein, whose amino-acid sequence MPAPLPHEHLPSVPALVVESDDIQDGERLNDLHVFNDWGMKGGNQSPRLRWSGAPAETRSYAVTCYDPDAPTGSGFWHWVLFDLPASVTELPAGAGTGPEFKGLPAQAVHARNDYGTKEYGGAAPPPGAPHRYVFTVHALGVDKLGVDSDASPAVVGFNITANTLARGHIVPTYST is encoded by the coding sequence GTGCCAGCACCGCTTCCACATGAACACCTGCCGTCGGTTCCCGCGCTCGTGGTCGAGAGCGACGACATCCAGGACGGCGAGCGGCTGAACGACCTCCACGTCTTCAACGACTGGGGCATGAAGGGCGGCAACCAGTCGCCTCGCCTCCGCTGGTCCGGCGCGCCCGCCGAGACCCGCAGCTACGCCGTCACCTGCTACGACCCCGACGCCCCCACGGGCAGCGGCTTCTGGCACTGGGTGCTGTTCGACCTCCCGGCCTCGGTGACGGAGCTGCCGGCGGGCGCGGGCACCGGCCCGGAGTTCAAGGGCCTGCCCGCGCAGGCGGTCCACGCCCGCAACGACTACGGCACCAAGGAGTACGGCGGCGCGGCCCCGCCCCCCGGCGCCCCGCACCGCTACGTCTTCACGGTGCACGCCCTGGGGGTCGACAAGCTGGGCGTGGACAGCGACGCCAGCCCGGCGGTGGTGGGCTTCAACATCACCGCCAACACCCTGGCCCGCGGCCACATCGTCCCGACCTACAGCACCTGA